From one Sulfuricurvum sp. IAE1 genomic stretch:
- a CDS encoding metallophosphoesterase, with translation MSPDTLREGAILIADAHCAPWRTPFYDFLQALDSGEIKAPQLILMGDVFDLLFGPVEATCRLNADAVALLNRVSEKIDVVYLEGNHDFVLAGVFPKVRVFSRAQQPWVARFGEKTVALSHGDTRMGTLYELYTALIRSPLILKTLARIDRLGKGFIVRMLEKAMKRKNHCKKIEGFETLVRRRVDKGQYRGIDIVIEGHFHQNRVFLLEGMSYVNLAAFACNERYFSVQSSQNQPLLHEAVFRKEPL, from the coding sequence ATGTCCCCTGATACCCTCCGTGAGGGCGCGATCCTGATCGCGGATGCCCACTGCGCCCCGTGGCGTACCCCCTTTTACGACTTCCTGCAGGCCCTCGATTCGGGGGAGATAAAGGCCCCCCAGCTGATTTTGATGGGGGATGTGTTCGACCTCCTTTTCGGCCCCGTCGAAGCGACCTGCCGTCTCAATGCCGACGCGGTGGCTCTCCTGAACCGTGTTTCCGAAAAAATCGACGTCGTCTACCTCGAAGGGAACCACGATTTCGTTTTAGCGGGGGTGTTTCCGAAAGTACGGGTGTTTTCCCGTGCGCAGCAGCCCTGGGTCGCCCGGTTCGGCGAAAAAACCGTGGCGCTCTCCCACGGCGATACACGGATGGGGACCCTGTACGAGCTTTACACGGCCCTGATCCGCTCCCCCCTGATCCTCAAAACGCTTGCGCGGATCGACCGCCTGGGGAAAGGTTTCATTGTCCGAATGCTGGAAAAGGCGATGAAGCGGAAAAACCACTGCAAAAAGATCGAAGGGTTCGAAACCCTCGTCCGACGGCGTGTGGATAAAGGGCAATACCGTGGAATCGACATCGTGATCGAGGGGCATTTCCATCAGAACAGGGTTTTTTTGCTGGAAGGAATGAGCTATGTCAACCTCGCGGCATTTGCTTGTAACGAAAGATACTTTAGTGTACAATCCTCGCAAAATCAGCCGCTATTGCATGAAGCAGTTTTTCGCAAGGAGCCCCTATGA
- the greA gene encoding transcription elongation factor GreA, whose protein sequence is MEQKEPMTKYGFQRLSDELNTLKTIDLPAVNAEIERAKEYGDLKENSEYHAAREKQAFIGNRIAELGDVISRAQIVDPSELEHARVSFGSTVVLCDLASDEEVTYTIVGGCESNPDMGLISFNSPLAKALLGREEGDEFSARLPGGEKTFEVVEVKYQEIVFECR, encoded by the coding sequence GTGGAGCAAAAAGAACCCATGACCAAATACGGGTTTCAGCGCCTTTCCGATGAGCTGAACACCCTCAAAACGATCGATCTGCCGGCCGTAAACGCCGAAATCGAGCGGGCCAAAGAATACGGCGATCTGAAAGAAAATTCCGAGTACCACGCCGCCCGTGAAAAACAGGCTTTCATCGGCAACCGCATCGCCGAACTCGGAGACGTCATTTCCCGCGCGCAGATCGTCGACCCGAGCGAGCTTGAACACGCCCGCGTCAGCTTCGGCTCGACCGTCGTGCTGTGTGACCTGGCGAGCGACGAAGAGGTGACCTACACGATCGTCGGGGGGTGCGAAAGCAACCCCGATATGGGGCTGATCTCGTTCAATTCGCCCCTGGCCAAGGCGCTCCTTGGGCGCGAAGAGGGGGATGAATTCAGTGCCCGCCTCCCCGGCGGCGAAAAAACGTTCGAAGTGGTCGAAGTGAAATATCAGGAGATCGTATTTGAGTGCCGTTAA
- a CDS encoding ArsS family sensor histidine kinase: MLKNNAVLVTVVFALTVTVASVSSTFYQLYLSNRAKHIDNIFTKHSLISQIYHTYLIKQISQPMFEANLALYSLEEVTDPRQYEIIIRHGTILKTDGTPDPTLQDVAPLELSFETEAAQPIVISMIEYRGHIYFWVESARHTLLLEDQSVQAYQPVTLVSAYGTIMAILAVSFGLIIYRLRPLRRLRKQIARFGEGDMGVSFRMQGSDEIALIANELENTQNKIRSLIDSRTLFLRNIMHELKTPIAKGRIAATMLSDEKPRQRFQGIFERLESLIGEFALIEEITSGNQHLEKKEYRLIDVIDGAVDAAMADPDTVQTTLDASVKIDADYQLFVTAVKNLIDNAIKYSPDKTVRITMEGEEIVFSNRGEALKNPLSYYIEPFTKDHPTKDSFGLGLYIVDAILKEHDCVLAYERRGDLNCFIIVPLKPTKRK, translated from the coding sequence ATGCTCAAAAACAACGCCGTTCTCGTAACCGTCGTCTTTGCGCTCACCGTGACCGTCGCGAGCGTGAGTTCGACGTTTTACCAGCTCTATCTTTCCAACCGCGCCAAGCACATCGACAATATTTTTACCAAACACTCCCTCATCAGCCAGATTTACCATACCTATCTCATCAAACAGATATCCCAGCCGATGTTCGAAGCCAACCTCGCGCTCTATTCGCTCGAAGAGGTTACTGATCCGCGCCAGTACGAGATCATCATCCGTCACGGCACGATCCTCAAAACCGACGGTACCCCCGACCCGACGCTGCAGGACGTCGCGCCGCTGGAACTGAGTTTTGAGACCGAAGCGGCGCAGCCGATCGTCATTTCGATGATCGAATACCGCGGGCACATCTATTTCTGGGTCGAGTCGGCCCGCCATACCCTGCTGCTCGAAGATCAAAGCGTTCAGGCCTACCAGCCTGTAACCCTTGTTTCGGCGTACGGGACGATCATGGCGATCCTGGCCGTCTCGTTCGGCCTCATTATTTACCGGCTCCGCCCCCTGCGCCGTCTTCGAAAACAGATCGCCCGCTTTGGGGAGGGGGATATGGGGGTCAGCTTCCGGATGCAGGGCAGCGACGAAATCGCCCTGATCGCCAATGAGCTCGAAAACACCCAGAACAAAATCCGCTCCCTCATTGATTCGCGGACGCTGTTTCTGCGCAACATCATGCACGAGCTCAAAACTCCCATCGCCAAGGGGCGGATCGCCGCGACGATGCTCTCGGACGAAAAACCGCGACAGCGCTTTCAGGGGATTTTCGAGCGGCTTGAGTCGCTGATCGGGGAATTCGCCCTGATCGAAGAGATCACCTCGGGGAATCAGCATCTTGAGAAAAAAGAATACCGTCTCATCGACGTCATCGACGGTGCGGTAGATGCGGCCATGGCCGATCCCGATACCGTTCAGACAACCCTTGACGCGTCGGTGAAAATCGATGCGGATTACCAGCTTTTCGTCACGGCGGTTAAAAACCTGATCGACAACGCGATCAAATATTCCCCCGACAAAACGGTCCGGATCACGATGGAGGGGGAGGAGATCGTCTTTTCCAACCGTGGGGAAGCATTGAAAAATCCCCTCTCCTATTACATCGAGCCGTTTACCAAAGACCATCCGACCAAAGACAGCTTCGGCCTTGGGCTCTACATCGTCGACGCGATCCTCAAAGAACACGATTGCGTTCTGGCGTATGAACGGCGGGGAGATCTCAACTGCTTCATCATCGTCCCGCTCAAACCGACCAAAAGGAAATAA
- a CDS encoding GGDEF domain-containing protein, whose product MEPLHPLYQHYLRVLDVAFQPIVDIHTGVTFGVEALLRGTDTLGFESIEAFFDRLYEENVLYTFDLGLREKVIAKFCTIEGFENLKLFYNIDNRVLEMTDFSKGNTSQILRRYGLDQKAMVIELSEHNEIVDFDHFTTLMDHYADEGFCIAIDDFGTGYSGYKLLYHSSPNIIKIDRFFLGSIDKDPKKKLLARHMVKLATLTGCSVIAEGIENERELLVCKEIGCHRVQGYFIQRPTLECSALSGTYPHVGGDVLPDKRSRRDRSILLKRLEYLKPIVIGESMESLLDLLKAQEEMFLVPVVDVAHVPMGIIHEHRLKSVIYSPYGRSLIQNRSSNLSVLETYIEPVPVIDAATPLEMIVELFSQSQNAPGVLITEGSRYIGYLSARDMIDVIHERNLMRARDENPLTRLPGNFMIDGYISRIFETGEACAVCYFDFNHFKPYNDHYGFRNGDRVILLFAELMHKVFSPEYFKGHIGGDDFFAGVTLGDARTFESVCTEVEALIARFTEEVRNFYDAPDRERGCIVAEDRDGNRCEFKLLGVSAVVVYLGEGSSIVSADQLQKSFAVEKKTAKKAPNNLRIINN is encoded by the coding sequence ATGGAACCTCTACACCCCCTTTACCAGCATTATCTCCGTGTCCTGGACGTCGCGTTTCAGCCGATCGTCGATATCCATACAGGCGTGACCTTCGGCGTAGAGGCGCTGCTGCGGGGGACGGACACCCTCGGCTTCGAGAGCATCGAGGCGTTTTTCGACCGTCTTTACGAAGAGAACGTCCTCTATACGTTCGACCTGGGGTTGCGGGAAAAAGTGATCGCCAAATTCTGTACGATCGAGGGATTCGAAAACCTCAAGCTTTTTTACAACATCGACAACCGGGTGCTCGAGATGACCGATTTTTCCAAAGGGAACACGTCGCAGATCCTGCGCCGCTACGGGCTTGATCAAAAGGCGATGGTGATCGAGCTCTCCGAGCACAACGAGATTGTCGATTTCGACCACTTTACCACCCTGATGGACCACTACGCCGACGAGGGATTCTGCATCGCGATCGACGATTTCGGCACCGGCTACTCCGGTTACAAGCTTTTGTACCACTCCAGCCCCAACATCATCAAAATCGACCGTTTTTTTCTCGGTTCCATCGACAAAGACCCCAAAAAAAAACTGCTGGCCCGCCACATGGTAAAACTGGCCACTTTGACCGGATGCAGCGTGATCGCCGAGGGGATCGAAAACGAGCGGGAGCTGCTCGTGTGCAAGGAGATCGGATGTCACAGGGTGCAGGGGTATTTTATCCAGCGGCCGACGCTGGAATGCTCCGCACTATCGGGTACCTATCCGCATGTCGGCGGTGATGTTCTGCCTGACAAACGGAGCCGCCGCGACCGTTCGATTCTTCTCAAACGGCTTGAATACCTCAAACCGATCGTGATCGGCGAGAGTATGGAATCGCTCCTTGATTTACTCAAGGCCCAGGAGGAGATGTTCCTTGTCCCCGTCGTCGACGTGGCGCATGTGCCGATGGGGATCATCCACGAACACCGTCTCAAATCGGTCATCTATTCCCCTTACGGGAGGTCGCTGATCCAGAACCGTTCATCGAATCTTTCGGTTCTTGAAACCTATATCGAACCCGTTCCGGTCATTGACGCCGCGACGCCTCTGGAGATGATCGTGGAACTCTTTTCCCAGTCCCAGAACGCCCCGGGAGTGCTCATCACCGAAGGATCGCGTTACATCGGTTATCTGAGCGCCCGGGACATGATCGACGTCATCCACGAGCGCAACCTGATGCGCGCCCGTGACGAGAACCCGCTGACCAGACTGCCGGGCAATTTCATGATCGACGGCTATATTTCGCGTATTTTCGAGACGGGCGAAGCGTGTGCGGTGTGTTATTTCGATTTTAACCATTTCAAGCCCTACAACGACCATTACGGGTTTCGTAACGGGGACAGGGTGATTTTGCTGTTTGCCGAGCTGATGCACAAGGTATTCTCCCCGGAATATTTCAAGGGGCACATCGGGGGGGACGATTTTTTCGCCGGGGTGACGCTCGGTGATGCCCGCACGTTCGAGAGCGTCTGCACCGAAGTCGAAGCGTTGATCGCACGGTTTACCGAAGAGGTGCGCAATTTTTACGACGCGCCCGACCGCGAGCGCGGATGCATCGTCGCCGAAGACCGTGACGGCAACCGGTGCGAATTCAAGCTGCTGGGGGTGAGCGCGGTCGTTGTCTATCTGGGGGAAGGCTCGTCCATTGTTTCTGCCGACCAGTTGCAAAAAAGTTTTGCGGTCGAGAAAAAAACCGCCAAAAAAGCGCCGAATAACCTGCGCATCATCAATAACTGA
- a CDS encoding chemotaxis protein — MGHGDILKVGSNEMELVDFRIFKREGDEIYEGIYGVNVAKVREIIRFPKLTELPGVPPFVEGIFDLRGVVIPVVNLAKWMGVESSEEMDKNARVIIAEFNNILIGFVVHEAKRIRRINWKDIEPASFVSNQGGLDGSKVTGVTRIEDDAVLLILDLEGVVQELGLYQPSSGTLEEGKYNFSGYVLLLDDSGTARRIIKDALEQMGFDVIEATDGEQGLKILEDLYDKHGESLPSKLRLIASDIEMPLMDGFHFAAKVKSDNRFKMIPIVFNSSISDHFSEIRGKEAGGEAYLVKFDSNLFYDEVARVVRAHIQ; from the coding sequence ATGGGACATGGAGATATCTTAAAAGTCGGCTCGAACGAGATGGAACTGGTCGACTTCCGTATATTCAAGCGTGAAGGCGATGAGATCTACGAAGGGATTTACGGGGTGAACGTCGCCAAAGTGCGCGAGATCATCCGTTTCCCGAAACTGACCGAGCTTCCGGGCGTTCCGCCGTTCGTAGAAGGGATTTTCGACCTTCGCGGCGTCGTGATCCCGGTCGTGAATCTCGCCAAGTGGATGGGGGTCGAATCGTCCGAAGAGATGGACAAGAACGCCCGCGTCATTATTGCCGAATTCAACAACATCCTGATCGGGTTCGTCGTTCACGAGGCCAAACGGATCCGCCGCATCAACTGGAAAGACATCGAGCCCGCTTCGTTCGTTTCCAACCAGGGAGGCCTAGACGGCTCAAAAGTAACGGGGGTCACCCGCATCGAAGACGATGCGGTACTCCTCATCCTCGACCTCGAAGGAGTCGTTCAGGAACTGGGGCTGTATCAGCCCTCCAGCGGGACGCTCGAAGAGGGGAAATACAACTTTTCGGGTTACGTGCTGCTTCTTGACGACAGCGGTACGGCACGGCGGATCATCAAGGACGCGCTGGAACAGATGGGATTCGACGTCATCGAAGCGACCGACGGGGAGCAGGGGCTTAAGATCCTCGAGGACCTGTACGACAAGCACGGGGAATCTCTCCCTTCGAAACTCCGCCTGATCGCTTCGGACATCGAGATGCCGCTGATGGACGGATTCCATTTCGCCGCCAAGGTAAAATCGGATAACCGTTTCAAAATGATCCCGATCGTGTTCAACTCCTCGATCAGCGACCATTTCAGCGAGATTCGCGGAAAAGAGGCCGGGGGGGAAGCCTACCTGGTCAAATTCGATTCCAATTTATTTTACGATGAAGTAGCCCGCGTCGTGCGTGCACATATTCAATAG
- the argC gene encoding N-acetyl-gamma-glutamyl-phosphate reductase: protein MSAVNVGIIGVSGYTGVELVKMVIAHPVFQLVYCANTEGATALDELHPALAGVCNLPVEKVDLDRAATACELVFLALPHKTAMQTAKGLLERGVKVVDLSADYRLSAENYEAFYCEHEDRDNLSHAVYSIPELHGRAAEGSRLVANPGCHVTATLLALAPFLRYVDLSAPVFVDSKTGVSGAGKSPSATVHYVSVNDNINCYNIIKHRHSAEIEQHASALCGDEVKVTFVPSLVPMTRGMLACVYATLTQECDPLAVMHEYYAARAFVRVRNAPPHTKMTAGTNFADVYATRHGNALVAMCAIDNLMRGASSQALVNANIMMGLDETLGIPKIAYVP from the coding sequence TTGAGTGCCGTTAACGTAGGGATTATCGGCGTCAGCGGATACACGGGGGTCGAACTCGTTAAAATGGTGATCGCCCATCCGGTGTTCCAGCTCGTCTACTGTGCCAATACCGAAGGCGCGACGGCTTTGGACGAACTCCATCCCGCACTGGCGGGAGTATGCAATCTTCCCGTCGAAAAAGTCGATCTCGATCGCGCCGCGACCGCATGCGAGCTGGTATTCCTCGCGCTGCCGCACAAAACCGCGATGCAGACTGCCAAAGGGCTACTCGAACGCGGGGTCAAGGTGGTCGATCTCTCCGCCGACTATCGCCTCAGTGCCGAAAATTACGAAGCGTTTTACTGCGAACACGAAGACCGCGACAACCTTTCGCACGCCGTCTATTCGATTCCCGAACTGCACGGCAGGGCGGCCGAGGGATCGCGCCTTGTGGCCAACCCCGGCTGTCATGTCACGGCGACGCTCCTGGCGCTTGCCCCCTTTTTGCGCTACGTCGATCTCTCCGCCCCCGTTTTCGTCGATTCCAAAACCGGCGTCTCGGGTGCGGGAAAATCGCCCAGCGCGACGGTCCATTACGTGAGCGTCAACGACAACATCAACTGCTACAACATCATTAAGCACCGCCATTCGGCCGAAATCGAACAGCACGCCTCCGCCTTGTGCGGCGATGAGGTTAAAGTGACCTTCGTCCCTTCGCTGGTGCCCATGACGCGGGGGATGCTCGCCTGCGTCTATGCGACCCTCACGCAAGAGTGCGATCCGCTCGCGGTAATGCACGAGTATTACGCCGCCAGAGCGTTTGTGCGGGTCCGAAATGCCCCGCCGCATACGAAGATGACGGCGGGAACCAATTTCGCCGACGTCTACGCGACGCGTCACGGTAATGCCCTCGTCGCCATGTGCGCCATCGACAACCTGATGCGCGGCGCAAGCTCCCAGGCCCTCGTGAACGCCAACATCATGATGGGGCTCGACGAAACGCTGGGCATTCCCAAAATTGCGTATGTCCCCTGA
- the surE gene encoding 5'/3'-nucleotidase SurE, giving the protein MKEILITNDDGYESPGLLALVEALEGLGRVTVVAPTTEKSACGHSLTLTRPLSFISVGDDFYKLDDGTPSDCVYLAFHSMFEDRKPDLVISGINKGSNMGEDITYSGTCAGAMEAVLHGVPSIAVSQVMDFTQPMGDFALAKRAVRHLAQKVLEGEFPLGEREFLNVNIPYDTEELTFAVTYAGYRYYANDAHLHRNPRGLEYYWLGLHPLEFKARPERLEHGLCDFEAIEKGMVSVSPIKLDMTSYDTLHKLREWL; this is encoded by the coding sequence ATGAAAGAGATACTGATTACCAACGATGACGGATACGAATCGCCGGGGCTGCTGGCCCTCGTTGAAGCGCTGGAGGGGTTGGGACGCGTCACCGTCGTCGCACCGACGACCGAAAAAAGCGCCTGCGGACATTCGCTCACCCTGACGCGGCCGCTGAGTTTCATCAGCGTCGGCGACGATTTTTACAAACTTGACGACGGGACTCCCAGCGACTGCGTCTACCTGGCGTTTCACTCGATGTTCGAGGACCGCAAGCCCGATCTCGTGATCAGCGGGATTAACAAGGGTTCCAACATGGGGGAAGACATCACCTATTCGGGGACGTGTGCCGGGGCGATGGAAGCGGTGCTTCACGGAGTCCCATCGATTGCCGTATCGCAAGTGATGGATTTTACCCAGCCAATGGGGGATTTCGCACTGGCCAAACGGGCGGTGCGCCATCTCGCCCAAAAAGTGCTCGAAGGGGAATTCCCCCTCGGCGAGCGCGAATTTTTGAACGTCAACATCCCCTACGACACCGAAGAGCTCACTTTTGCCGTTACCTATGCGGGATACCGCTATTACGCCAACGACGCCCACCTTCACCGTAACCCGCGCGGGCTTGAGTATTACTGGCTGGGACTTCATCCGCTTGAGTTCAAAGCGCGACCCGAACGTCTGGAACACGGACTGTGTGATTTCGAGGCGATCGAGAAGGGGATGGTTTCGGTCAGCCCCATCAAGCTGGATATGACCTCCTACGATACCCTCCATAAACTGCGGGAGTGGTTGTGA
- a CDS encoding ThiF family adenylyltransferase, translating into MRHVRTKLVFGEEAFGRLQNARILLLGVGGVGSFCLDCLYRSGVRDITIVDFDRYDLSNQNRQMHSETHEGELKVEALKTHYPEVRAIAEKITPEWVEAFDFEPFDLVLDAIDDMKAKLAVIEKCHPKLISSVGSAKRLDPTKIEVRSIWKTEGDPFAAKIRAELRKRKFRGDFSCICSAELPRIKEKGSFVGVTGAFGLAMCSLALRRIGL; encoded by the coding sequence GTGAGACACGTCCGCACAAAACTCGTTTTCGGCGAAGAGGCGTTCGGCAGGCTCCAAAACGCGCGTATTCTCCTTCTCGGCGTCGGCGGGGTCGGCAGCTTCTGCCTCGATTGCCTCTACCGCAGCGGAGTGCGCGACATCACGATCGTCGATTTCGACCGCTACGACCTCTCCAACCAGAACCGCCAGATGCACTCTGAGACGCACGAGGGGGAACTCAAAGTCGAAGCGCTCAAAACCCACTATCCCGAAGTGAGGGCGATTGCGGAGAAAATCACCCCCGAATGGGTCGAGGCATTCGACTTCGAGCCCTTTGACCTGGTTCTTGACGCGATCGACGACATGAAAGCCAAACTCGCCGTGATCGAAAAATGCCACCCGAAACTTATCAGCTCCGTCGGGTCGGCCAAACGGCTCGATCCGACAAAAATCGAGGTACGCTCGATTTGGAAAACCGAAGGGGACCCATTCGCCGCCAAGATCCGTGCCGAACTGCGCAAGCGGAAATTTCGGGGCGATTTTAGCTGCATCTGTTCCGCAGAACTCCCCCGGATCAAGGAAAAAGGGAGCTTTGTCGGCGTGACGGGGGCATTCGGACTGGCGATGTGTTCGCTCGCACTGCGGCGGATCGGTTTGTAA
- the feoB gene encoding ferrous iron transport protein B: MSADKITIALVGQPNVGKSMLINSIGNARLHVGNFTGVTVEKTEVEFEYAGYNFNVVDLPGTYAFTDYSIEERVTHDYLCNERYDMIINVLDSTNMEKNLQLTAELMTMNKKMVIALNMSDEADREGIEINAAYLSQLLGIPCVRVSAAAKTGLEELMARVIEVYNAPTQEAKLIFSEAVEEEIKVIADYLDRHRFKASISNRNIAINLLQKEKKTYRTLHDNPIWTELQPMLIEADRHILLHHDTDDMKEALAEEYLSFNRGVIAEAVKVKPKAPEKKTTTEKIDSVLIHPVFGIPIFLFFMWGLFQLTFELGSIPMDWIDAFFVWFGEAVGGTIANEEIRSLVVDGVIAGVGAVVLFIPNIVILFIGIALLESTGYMSRVAFLLDGFFHKFGLHGQSFIPLVTGFGCSIPAYMSARILKNDRDRLLTLFVIGFMSCGARLPVYVLFTGAFFGPEMAGNVLFGIYILGAIIGLIAAKVLKMTAFKGSDEPFVMEMPKYRLPSAKLIWHTVLTKTMMYLKKAGTFIAAASMLVWFLSTYPKDASLESLYAAKIATAASAQEAAMLENRLSEEQLEQSFLGMIGHAIEPAFAPLGFDWKMAVALQTGLAAKEVVVSTLGVLYSLGADTSESDNSLMSAISQHIPFASAVAFVVVIMTYLPCLAASVVFTREAGGIKYFGYLFLFTTIVAYALAFIAYHVALMAG; the protein is encoded by the coding sequence ATGTCCGCTGATAAAATTACCATCGCCCTCGTCGGTCAGCCCAATGTCGGCAAAAGCATGCTCATCAACTCGATCGGGAACGCCCGGCTGCACGTCGGGAATTTCACCGGGGTGACGGTCGAGAAAACCGAAGTCGAGTTTGAATACGCGGGGTACAATTTCAACGTCGTCGATCTTCCCGGAACGTACGCGTTTACCGATTACTCGATCGAAGAGAGGGTAACGCACGACTATTTATGCAACGAACGTTACGACATGATCATCAACGTCCTCGATTCGACCAACATGGAGAAAAATCTCCAGTTGACTGCGGAACTGATGACCATGAACAAAAAGATGGTGATCGCGCTCAACATGAGCGACGAAGCCGACCGTGAAGGGATCGAGATCAATGCCGCGTATCTTTCGCAGCTGCTGGGGATCCCCTGCGTCCGTGTTTCCGCTGCGGCCAAAACGGGGCTCGAAGAGCTCATGGCCCGCGTCATCGAGGTGTATAACGCCCCGACGCAGGAAGCCAAACTGATTTTCAGCGAAGCGGTCGAAGAGGAGATCAAGGTGATCGCCGATTATCTCGACCGCCACCGTTTCAAGGCATCGATCAGTAATCGCAACATCGCGATCAACCTGCTGCAAAAAGAGAAAAAGACCTATCGCACCCTGCACGACAATCCGATCTGGACCGAATTGCAGCCGATGCTGATCGAAGCCGACCGCCATATTCTGCTGCACCACGATACCGACGACATGAAAGAGGCTTTGGCCGAGGAATATCTCTCGTTCAATCGCGGCGTGATCGCCGAAGCGGTCAAAGTCAAACCCAAAGCGCCGGAGAAAAAAACGACGACCGAAAAGATCGACAGCGTCCTGATCCATCCCGTTTTCGGGATACCCATTTTTCTGTTCTTCATGTGGGGGCTGTTTCAGCTGACGTTTGAGCTCGGAAGCATTCCGATGGACTGGATCGATGCGTTTTTCGTCTGGTTCGGCGAAGCGGTCGGCGGTACGATCGCCAACGAGGAGATCCGTTCGCTGGTCGTCGACGGGGTGATCGCGGGGGTCGGGGCCGTCGTCTTGTTTATCCCCAACATCGTGATCCTCTTTATCGGGATCGCGCTGCTCGAATCGACGGGGTACATGTCGCGCGTCGCTTTTTTGCTGGACGGTTTTTTCCACAAATTCGGTCTTCACGGCCAGTCGTTCATTCCGCTTGTGACGGGATTCGGATGCTCCATCCCCGCCTACATGTCGGCGCGGATTCTCAAAAACGACCGGGACCGCCTGTTGACGCTGTTCGTCATCGGTTTCATGAGCTGCGGGGCGCGCCTTCCCGTTTACGTCCTCTTTACGGGGGCTTTTTTCGGCCCCGAGATGGCCGGGAACGTTTTGTTCGGCATCTATATCCTCGGTGCCATCATCGGCCTCATCGCGGCGAAAGTGCTTAAAATGACGGCATTCAAAGGATCGGATGAGCCCTTTGTCATGGAGATGCCCAAATACCGGCTCCCCTCGGCGAAGCTGATCTGGCATACGGTTCTGACCAAGACGATGATGTATCTTAAAAAGGCGGGGACGTTCATCGCCGCGGCGTCGATGCTGGTATGGTTTTTGAGCACCTATCCCAAAGACGCTTCGCTCGAATCGCTTTATGCCGCGAAAATCGCGACCGCCGCATCGGCCCAGGAGGCTGCGATGCTCGAAAACAGGCTCTCCGAAGAGCAGCTTGAGCAGAGTTTCCTGGGGATGATCGGCCACGCGATCGAACCCGCATTCGCGCCGCTGGGATTTGACTGGAAAATGGCGGTAGCGCTTCAGACGGGTCTGGCGGCCAAAGAGGTGGTTGTTTCGACCCTGGGCGTGTTGTATTCGCTCGGTGCCGATACGAGCGAATCGGACAACTCGCTGATGAGTGCCATCAGCCAGCATATCCCGTTTGCTTCGGCGGTGGCGTTTGTCGTCGTCATCATGACCTATCTCCCCTGCCTTGCGGCATCGGTCGTTTTCACCCGCGAAGCGGGAGGGATCAAATATTTCGGCTATCTTTTCCTCTTTACGACGATCGTGGCCTATGCGCTGGCCTTTATCGCCTACCATGTCGCGCTGATGGCGGGTTAG
- a CDS encoding response regulator transcription factor, whose protein sequence is MSNVKILMIEDDLELAEILTEFLEQFDFQVVTEDDPFKALSILKLEKFDVVILDLTLPGMDGLEVCEAIRERQNIPIIISSARSDVTDKINALELGADDYLPKPYDPRELEARIHSVLRRYDANAALATENACDFKLNEEAMQISYKNRPLDLTNAEYGILSYMIKKQGMVVSREDLIHNVSAINEDSSNKSIDVMVGRIRNKLGDKSLIESIRGIGYKLLK, encoded by the coding sequence ATGAGTAACGTAAAAATATTAATGATTGAAGACGATCTCGAACTTGCCGAGATCCTCACCGAATTTCTCGAACAGTTCGATTTCCAGGTGGTTACGGAGGACGATCCGTTCAAGGCGCTGAGCATTTTGAAGCTCGAAAAATTCGACGTCGTGATTTTGGACCTGACGCTGCCGGGGATGGACGGTCTGGAAGTGTGCGAAGCGATCCGCGAACGCCAGAACATCCCCATCATTATCTCCTCGGCCCGTTCTGATGTCACCGACAAAATCAACGCCCTCGAACTGGGGGCGGACGACTACCTCCCCAAACCTTACGACCCCAGAGAACTCGAAGCGCGCATCCATTCGGTACTCCGCCGCTACGACGCGAATGCGGCTCTGGCTACCGAGAATGCCTGCGATTTCAAGCTCAATGAAGAAGCGATGCAGATCAGCTATAAAAACCGCCCGCTCGATCTGACCAACGCCGAGTACGGCATCCTTTCGTACATGATCAAAAAACAGGGGATGGTCGTCTCGCGCGAAGACCTGATCCACAACGTGAGCGCCATCAATGAGGACTCGTCGAATAAAAGCATCGACGTCATGGTGGGGCGGATCCGCAACAAACTCGGGGACAAAAGCCTGATCGAATCGATCCGGGGGATCGGCTACAAGCTGCTCAAATAA